From Lysobacter lycopersici:
GCGCGAGGAATTCCAGCGTGCGCGCTTCCGCCGCGGCGATCGGCACGCCCTCCTCCAGTACCCGGCGCCACAGGCCCGAACGCGAATGATGCGTGCGGTTCCATTCGTCCATCGCCTCGAGTACCGGCAACGGCTGCGCGACGGCGAGCTCCGGCCCTTCCGCCAGCACGTTGAGTTGGGCGTCGGTGACGACGGTCGCGATCTCGAGGATGGTGTCGCGATCCGGATCCAGCCCGGTCATCTCGAGGTCGATCCAGATCAGGCGATCGCTGGCGGCTTCGGGCATGGGGACAAGGTTCCGGACAGTCCGGGCATGATACCGGTGCCGTCCCGCGAAGCTTCCACCGCGTGTCGCGGGGAACGATCCGTTCAGGACGCCGGTTTCGAGCGTTTGGCGCGAAACCAGCCGCTCAGCATCGCGCCGGCCTCGTCCCCGAGGACCCCGCCAACGACCTCGACCCGGTGGTTGTGGCGCGGATCGGCGAGCAGGTCGAAGACGCTGCCGGCGGCGCCGGTCTTGGGGTCGAACGCACCGAACACCACCCGCGCGAGGCGTGCATGCACCGCCGCCATCGCGCACATCGCGCAGGGTTCCAGCGTCACGTACAGCGTGCAGCCAACGAGGCGGTGGTTGCCAAGCGCCTGCCCCGCCCTGCGCATCGCCACGATTTCGGCGTGGGCGCTGGGGTCGGATTCGGCGATGTTGCGGTTCCAGCCCTCGCCGACGACCTTGCCGTCGGCATCGATCACCAGCGCGCCGACCGGGATTTCGTCGTCCTCGCGCTGCGCGCGTTCGGCGAGCGCGAGCGCGTGGCGCATCCGGTGTTCGTCATCGACACGGGGATTTTCAATCCCCTGCTCGCCGGAGATGCTCATTGCCACTCGATCTTCAACGAGTCACGCAAGCCCGTGCAATTGAAGGGATTGGCCTTGATCGACATCCGCCTTCACCGTGGTCTTACCCTCACTAAAGCGCATCATTTGCCGGGACAGGCTTGCGCGGCGCCGGCTCGTTGCCAAGCTGCGCCTAGGATAGCGTAGCCAGCCTCTCCAGGTTCCTGCGAGATGCGGTGCGGTTGCATGGGGCTGGCTTATGGGTAATAGCCTGGCTGGTCCAGGTCCGTGAGCAGGCCCGGGCCTTGCGGCTTCCAATCCAGCAGCTCGCGCGTGCGCGCGCTCGAAACGGACATGATTGCGCCGGCGAAGTGGGCGAACCAGCCGAAGTGCCCGGATTCGCGGGCCTCGGCCGGCAGGCCCAGGCGGCTGGCGATGATTTC
This genomic window contains:
- the tadA gene encoding tRNA adenosine(34) deaminase TadA, with protein sequence MSISGEQGIENPRVDDEHRMRHALALAERAQREDDEIPVGALVIDADGKVVGEGWNRNIAESDPSAHAEIVAMRRAGQALGNHRLVGCTLYVTLEPCAMCAMAAVHARLARVVFGAFDPKTGAAGSVFDLLADPRHNHRVEVVGGVLGDEAGAMLSGWFRAKRSKPAS
- the orn gene encoding oligoribonuclease encodes the protein MPEAASDRLIWIDLEMTGLDPDRDTILEIATVVTDAQLNVLAEGPELAVAQPLPVLEAMDEWNRTHHSRSGLWRRVLEEGVPIAAAEARTLEFLAQWVPANTSPMCGNSICQDRRFLHRRMPALECHFHYRNLDVSTIKELARRWAPQVHAGFSKVAAHTALSDVRDSIEELRHYRRYMGTLAGMPGD